CCTCACCGGCGGCGCCGGCGTCGGCAAGAGCGAGATCGCCCGCGAGTTCGCCCACCGCTTCGCCTACGACTACGACGTGGTCTGGTGGATTCCGGCGCAGGACCGGGAGACGGTCCAGGCGGCTCTCGGTGAGCTGGCCCAGGAGATCAACGTGGCCGACAGCGTCGGCGCGGCGGAGGCGGCCGTGGCCGCCCTGTCGGCTCCGCGCGGTGCCATCGCCCGCTGGCTGCTGATCTACGACAACGCCGACGACGCGGAGGTGCTGGCCGGACTGCTACCCCGCACCGGGGCCGGGCACGTGCTGTTCACCTCGCGCGACGACGGCTCCTCCAACCTGCCGGCACCGCTGGAGGTAGCGGCGTTCACCGGCGACGAGAGCACCGCGATGCTGCGGTGGACGCTCGGCATCAGCGCCGAGGACGCGCGGGCCATCGCGGCCGCGGTGGAGCACCTACCGCTGGCGCTGCGGTTGGCCACCGCGTGGATCCGCGAGCGCACCCGGGCCCTTGAGCGCGAGGGCGTGCCCAACCTGGAGGCGGTCGGCCGGTGCGTCGCCGAGCTGCTGGACTGGCTGCGGCGGCCGGCCGGCGAGGAGGAACCGGCCGAGCGGATCCCCGGCTCCCGCACCTCGACCGTGGCCCGGGTGCTGGACATCACGCTGGACACCCTGCGGGACGTCGAGTTCGGGCCGCTGGCGATCCGGGTCGCCGAACTCGGTGCGTTCCTCTCGCCGGAGGGCATCGGCTTCCCCCTGCTGCGGTCGGTGCCGATGCTGACCCAACTCGCCACCGCGGCCGGCATCGATCCGGAGGAGCTGCTGCTCGACGCCGGGGAGATCGACCTGGTGCTGACCGTCGGCGCGCGGTTCGCCCTCTTCGACATCGACTGGGGGCGTGGTGCCGCGCTGCGGATGCACCGGGCCATCCAGGTCCTGCTGCGCGAGGCGATGCCCGAGCCGCAGCGCCGCGAGCGCCACCGCCAGGTCCTGCGGGGACTGGCCGGCTACGCGCCGACGGACCCGGAGGCCGACGACCGCCGCTACATACCGGTCTTCGAGGAGTTGCAGCGGCATCTCGTGCCGTCCGGCGCGTTGACGGCCGAGGAGGCGTCGGTGCGGCACTGGGTGGTGAAACAGGTCCGCTACCTGTTCTTCTTCGGCGACAGCGACGCCTGGCAGTCCGCGGTGCGGTTGGCGCAGCAGGTGTGCGACCGGTGGACGGCCACCGGCGACTTCGACCAGCTGACCATGCGGCTGTTCGTCCAGACCGCCAACCTGCACCGGGTGCTGGGTAAGCACCAGGAGGCGCTCCGCCTCGACGAGCGGGTCCTCAGCGAGCAGCGTCGCCGCCACGGACTGCGGCACTTCCGGACCCTCATCGTGGGCCGGGGTCGGGGCGGTGACCTGCGTGGCCTCGGCCGGTTCGAGGAAGCGCGGGTGGAGGACCAGGCCACCCTCCTCGGTTACCAGGAGGTGCTCGGCGACGACCACCCGAACACCCTGATGGCGATCAACAATCTCGCCATCGCCTTCCAGCTGACGGGCGACGCCCGCGAGGCACTGCGGCTGGCCCACCAGCTGCTCGCCCGGTGGATGTCGCTGTTCGGGCCGGAGGAACCGGCGACATGGCGGGCGTCGTGCCTGGTGGGGACGCTGGAGCGGGAAGCCGGCGAGTGCGAGCTGTCGCTGGTCACGCTGCGCGAGACGCTGGAGCGGGTGCACGAGCTGCGGTCCGCCAGTCACCTCGACGAGCTGCGCGTCAACCGGAGCCTCGCGGTCACCGAGCGCCGGCTCGGGCTTGCCATCGCCGCGAAGAAGCGCAGCATCGAGACGTTCCGCGGCTACCGGGACCGGTTCGGCGAGGACCATCCGATCACCCGGGCCAGCCTGCTCAGCATGGCGGTGGACTACTACCGGGCGGGGGACGCCGGGATCGCCGTCGAGCACGCCATCCGCTGCCTGCGGGGCTACGAGCGGCAACTGGAGACCGGGCATCCGTTCACCGCCGTCTGTTCGGTC
This is a stretch of genomic DNA from Micromonospora sp. WMMD1082. It encodes these proteins:
- the fxsT gene encoding FxSxx-COOH system tetratricopeptide repeat protein, translating into MATTDREDAPVVPGDVPQQRPARDRAGPPGRDETVGSCTIVSFVSPTSGTGRSSAVANIAWILASHGKRVLAVDWCTKTPRVYDYLRSFRVDAVPAAGVLGAELAALISPHPDPPVHRASVAAPTAPEQGVLYQYAISGSSFGFAMIGISLDVNTLPEVDPVRARQLLRHGGYDYVLIDTPVDLTLPGISYTAMLSDVAVVSIPPRRQAMQQAADLAGQLLREATGGIRVLAAPTLRDVSQPWYGAARDSARKAFANLLDESIAGLAGASAVEIVEVPEQAYDTYDDVLAVLADTPGSENTLLAAYEQMASWISGGAVARAADVPERIRRRYRRGVLLDRAESADEIHVLYEPVDRPFADWIGGQLRRANAQVQPHAVRSGVVPAYGPDATVLAILSRGVVQALGTGLTAAQDTDVELFGVLTSGDAPEQLDPSRVIDLRAVDGARAQPLLLSRLGLIAPAQPTGDLRTAPRYPAEAERRLRTNLPPRNESFVGRGEYLERLRDQLADGGGPVTLTGGAGVGKSEIAREFAHRFAYDYDVVWWIPAQDRETVQAALGELAQEINVADSVGAAEAAVAALSAPRGAIARWLLIYDNADDAEVLAGLLPRTGAGHVLFTSRDDGSSNLPAPLEVAAFTGDESTAMLRWTLGISAEDARAIAAAVEHLPLALRLATAWIRERTRALEREGVPNLEAVGRCVAELLDWLRRPAGEEEPAERIPGSRTSTVARVLDITLDTLRDVEFGPLAIRVAELGAFLSPEGIGFPLLRSVPMLTQLATAAGIDPEELLLDAGEIDLVLTVGARFALFDIDWGRGAALRMHRAIQVLLREAMPEPQRRERHRQVLRGLAGYAPTDPEADDRRYIPVFEELQRHLVPSGALTAEEASVRHWVVKQVRYLFFFGDSDAWQSAVRLAQQVCDRWTATGDFDQLTMRLFVQTANLHRVLGKHQEALRLDERVLSEQRRRHGLRHFRTLIVGRGRGGDLRGLGRFEEARVEDQATLLGYQEVLGDDHPNTLMAINNLAIAFQLTGDAREALRLAHQLLARWMSLFGPEEPATWRASCLVGTLEREAGECELSLVTLRETLERVHELRSASHLDELRVNRSLAVTERRLGLAIAAKKRSIETFRGYRDRFGEDHPITRASLLSMAVDYYRAGDAGIAVEHAIRCLRGYERQLETGHPFTAVCSVNLGLFQRGAGEYDQAVRDGERGLRTLRARLGDTHPWTLTATTAQAGHLAARGDLTDAVRIQEDTYHTCLRYLGRRHPCTVDAEANRVAIRALREGANGADAIALTDTDIDVPRS